Proteins encoded together in one Planctopirus ephydatiae window:
- the bioB gene encoding biotin synthase BioB: MSATGSSKEIFSTKIGWSDLADKVIGGHVLTREEALAILDSEDDEIVDLLAAAYKVRRKYFGNKVQLYFLKNAKSGLCPEDCGYCSQSKIAETEIPKYAMLNEAKLMEGAARAVEAKARTYCIVASGRGPSNREVGHVASVVKKIKETYGLHICCCLGLLSPDQARTLAEAGVDRINHNLNTGREFYDKICTTHTYDDRLETLKVVREAGMELCSGLIVGMGETQNDLVDVAFELRELGVESTPVNFLHAIDGTPLEARQELNPRLCLRALCLFRFANPAVELRVSGGREVNLRSMQAMSLYAANSMFVSDYLTTKGQPAEDDFKMVADLGMEVVIGDHDSFLAWKAVQESQPKTSCCEGTSTCVTPEKTAAGCHA; this comes from the coding sequence ATGTCTGCAACCGGGTCTTCGAAAGAAATCTTCTCCACAAAGATTGGCTGGAGTGATCTGGCTGACAAAGTCATTGGCGGGCACGTGCTGACCCGTGAGGAAGCTCTAGCCATTCTCGATTCAGAAGACGATGAAATCGTGGATCTGCTGGCAGCTGCTTACAAGGTGCGGCGTAAGTATTTTGGGAATAAAGTTCAGCTTTACTTCCTGAAAAACGCCAAGAGTGGTCTCTGCCCAGAGGATTGCGGTTACTGCTCTCAATCCAAGATTGCAGAAACTGAGATTCCCAAGTACGCCATGTTGAATGAAGCCAAGCTCATGGAAGGAGCTGCACGAGCCGTTGAAGCCAAAGCCAGAACCTATTGCATCGTGGCTTCGGGACGCGGTCCATCCAACCGGGAGGTGGGACATGTGGCGAGCGTTGTCAAGAAAATCAAAGAGACCTATGGGCTGCATATCTGCTGCTGCCTGGGGCTGTTATCGCCCGATCAGGCCCGAACATTGGCGGAAGCCGGGGTTGATCGGATCAACCATAACCTGAACACAGGTCGCGAGTTTTACGATAAGATCTGCACAACCCATACCTATGATGACAGGTTGGAAACGCTGAAGGTGGTTCGTGAAGCCGGCATGGAGCTGTGCAGTGGTCTGATTGTCGGCATGGGTGAAACCCAGAACGATCTGGTCGATGTCGCTTTTGAACTGCGGGAACTGGGTGTGGAATCGACCCCGGTCAATTTCCTGCATGCCATCGATGGTACTCCTCTCGAAGCTCGGCAGGAATTGAATCCCCGCCTGTGCTTGAGAGCTTTGTGTCTGTTCCGCTTTGCCAATCCGGCTGTGGAACTGAGAGTTTCCGGCGGACGCGAAGTGAATCTGAGGTCGATGCAGGCGATGAGCCTGTATGCTGCCAACAGTATGTTCGTCAGCGATTATCTCACGACCAAAGGGCAGCCAGCTGAAGATGATTTCAAGATGGTAGCCGACCTGGGGATGGAAGTCGTGATCGGTGATCATGACTCTTTTCTCGCATGGAAGGCAGTTCAGGAAAGTCAGCCCAAGACCAGTTGCTGCGAGGGAACTTCGACCTGTGTAACCCCTGAGAAAACAGCGGCAGGTTGTCATGCCTAG
- a CDS encoding outer membrane protein assembly factor BamB family protein translates to MAKLGSLASVVLLLSGASLVAEDWPNWRGPLNNGISSEKNIATTWSADKNVLWKTPLPGPAGSTPVIWGNQIFLTTVTESGDLQVLGLSTKDGAVQWVKTVSNSTLTARGDEGNAASPSPVTDGQHVWAFFGDGTLACLTVDGKEVWKFNVQDRYGKFNIQFGMSSTPLLRNGVLYLQLLHGDGNPKTREARIVAMDALTGTEKWAVDRPSDGSDENEHSYASPVFFGEGDETVLVTHGADYTVGHRLTDGSEVWRMSGLNPSAKYDRTLRFVASPVAAGDLLVIPTAKRGPVMGIKPKPGKDLFKTEAHLWQWERTPDVPSPLILDGLVYLCMHDGNLNVLEAETGKEVYFERTHRQRHRASPVYADGHIYLTARDGKVTVVKTGRKFEVVAENEIPESISSSPVISNGTLYLRTFSNLYAIRASSRSQSK, encoded by the coding sequence ATGGCAAAACTCGGCTCTCTGGCAAGTGTTGTCCTGCTGCTGAGCGGTGCTTCACTTGTTGCAGAAGACTGGCCGAATTGGCGTGGGCCTCTCAATAACGGAATCTCTTCCGAAAAAAATATCGCGACCACCTGGTCTGCGGACAAGAACGTCTTGTGGAAAACTCCCCTGCCAGGGCCTGCGGGTTCGACACCGGTCATCTGGGGCAATCAGATTTTCCTCACCACGGTCACCGAGAGTGGAGATCTTCAGGTCTTGGGTCTGAGTACCAAAGATGGTGCTGTGCAATGGGTGAAGACTGTGTCCAATAGCACTCTGACAGCACGCGGAGATGAAGGAAACGCAGCCTCTCCTTCTCCCGTAACTGATGGTCAGCATGTCTGGGCATTTTTTGGTGATGGAACGCTGGCCTGCCTGACAGTGGATGGCAAGGAAGTCTGGAAATTCAATGTTCAAGATCGATATGGGAAGTTCAACATTCAATTTGGCATGAGTTCCACACCACTCTTACGAAATGGTGTGCTTTACCTCCAACTGCTACATGGTGATGGGAATCCGAAAACCCGTGAAGCACGCATCGTGGCTATGGATGCACTGACTGGCACAGAAAAATGGGCTGTCGATCGACCGAGCGATGGCAGCGATGAAAACGAACATTCCTATGCCTCTCCGGTATTTTTTGGAGAGGGTGATGAAACCGTGCTGGTGACACACGGAGCCGACTATACCGTAGGGCACAGGCTGACGGATGGGAGTGAAGTCTGGCGGATGAGCGGACTGAACCCCTCTGCAAAGTACGATCGCACACTTCGGTTTGTGGCCTCTCCCGTTGCGGCCGGTGATTTACTGGTCATTCCGACGGCAAAACGAGGCCCGGTGATGGGCATTAAGCCCAAGCCCGGCAAAGACCTTTTCAAAACCGAAGCCCATTTGTGGCAATGGGAAAGAACGCCGGATGTTCCTTCACCGCTGATTCTGGATGGGCTGGTTTACCTCTGCATGCACGACGGGAATCTCAATGTGCTGGAAGCGGAAACGGGCAAAGAGGTCTACTTTGAGCGGACACATCGGCAAAGACACCGGGCGTCGCCTGTGTATGCCGATGGCCATATCTATCTCACGGCACGCGATGGCAAAGTGACCGTCGTAAAAACAGGCCGCAAATTTGAAGTTGTTGCTGAAAACGAGATCCCGGAATCGATTTCGTCTTCACCTGTGATTTCGAACGGAACTCTCTACCTGAGAACGTTTTCCAATCTTTACGCCATTCGCGCATCGAGTCGCAGCCAGTCAAAGTGA
- a CDS encoding YkgJ family cysteine cluster protein, translating into MSPCQNCHAGCCRSFAVSITGADIIRIERELKLNFWDFVCRWEDREGLITRGQAPQFYFDDEPEVPFAICLMHSQSQFFPQSTKCRFLMEGAPDRDFPLGEARCGIYGSRPSACRIFPTRLSSSGQIAEIYDIPSHGRHEQLPIYELCPRPWIPADLDPVQTVEDLVIARFEQLFFQQLARVWNKSPQSWASFPDFIRFVYEKRLIRKTADDLEAEIPATIPFFRAA; encoded by the coding sequence ATGAGTCCCTGCCAAAACTGCCATGCCGGCTGCTGTCGCAGTTTTGCAGTTTCCATCACGGGAGCGGATATCATCCGCATCGAACGTGAGCTCAAACTCAATTTCTGGGATTTCGTCTGTCGCTGGGAAGATCGCGAAGGGCTCATCACACGGGGACAGGCTCCTCAGTTTTATTTTGACGATGAGCCAGAGGTTCCTTTTGCCATCTGCCTGATGCACAGCCAGAGCCAGTTTTTCCCACAATCGACCAAATGTCGATTTCTCATGGAAGGCGCACCGGATCGAGATTTCCCTCTCGGTGAAGCCCGATGCGGTATCTATGGCTCTCGACCATCGGCCTGCCGTATTTTTCCGACGAGACTGAGTTCATCGGGACAGATCGCGGAAATTTACGACATCCCCTCACATGGTCGTCACGAACAGTTGCCCATTTACGAGCTGTGTCCACGCCCATGGATTCCCGCCGATCTTGACCCGGTTCAAACCGTGGAAGATCTGGTCATCGCGCGATTCGAACAGCTCTTTTTCCAACAGTTGGCCAGAGTCTGGAATAAGTCTCCACAAAGCTGGGCCTCGTTTCCGGATTTCATTCGCTTTGTTTATGAGAAAAGACTGATCCGAAAGACGGCCGACGACCTGGAAGCCGAAATTCCCGCCACGATCCCTTTCTTCCGGGCGGCGTAA
- a CDS encoding type IV pilus twitching motility protein PilT: MGGGAPAAAAKFSTIRLGAGVIKDFPINKLFRAMVDLNSSDLHLQVGKPAILRIKGALKPLDMPPITEEQMKELCWPLMDERNQEIFMSTGGADYAHVVEYKGEPWRFRVNMFIQTGKVGMVSRKIERSIPNFEGLYLPPIMEDLCRYDQGMVLLAGVTGSGKSTTIASMLDWINHNFGKHILTIEDPVEFVYTADKSLINQREIGPDVCDFHTAMKHAVRQDPDIMLVGELRDRDTFETAIHAAETGHLVYGTIHASSAPSTIGRILDLFPQSMHSAIRSSMGFNMKAIVAQKLLPTIRDKPKRVPICEVMLFNGTVRKLILEEQDEKLPAAMRIGKADGMQLFNDSLYHFITQEYVSRAEAFEISPNVEELKMMLKGIDVKGPGIL, translated from the coding sequence ATGGGTGGAGGCGCACCTGCTGCGGCAGCCAAGTTCAGCACGATCCGATTGGGAGCGGGGGTCATCAAGGACTTCCCGATTAACAAACTGTTTCGGGCCATGGTCGATCTCAACAGCTCCGACTTGCACTTGCAGGTGGGCAAGCCCGCCATTCTCCGCATCAAAGGGGCATTGAAACCTCTGGATATGCCTCCCATCACCGAAGAGCAGATGAAGGAACTCTGCTGGCCGCTGATGGACGAACGCAACCAGGAGATCTTCATGAGCACGGGCGGTGCCGACTATGCCCATGTCGTCGAGTACAAGGGTGAGCCGTGGCGTTTCCGCGTGAACATGTTCATCCAGACTGGGAAGGTAGGGATGGTCAGTCGTAAGATCGAGCGGTCGATCCCCAACTTCGAGGGGTTATACCTCCCGCCGATCATGGAGGATCTCTGCCGGTACGACCAGGGGATGGTGCTGCTCGCCGGCGTGACGGGTTCGGGCAAATCGACCACAATCGCGTCGATGCTCGACTGGATCAATCACAACTTCGGCAAGCACATCCTGACGATCGAAGATCCCGTCGAATTCGTGTATACGGCCGACAAAAGCCTGATCAACCAGCGGGAAATCGGCCCCGATGTCTGCGATTTCCACACCGCGATGAAGCATGCCGTGCGGCAAGATCCTGACATCATGCTGGTGGGTGAGTTGCGCGACCGGGACACGTTCGAAACCGCCATCCATGCGGCCGAAACGGGCCACTTGGTGTATGGCACGATCCACGCCTCGTCGGCTCCTTCGACGATCGGCCGTATTCTCGACCTCTTCCCCCAGAGCATGCACTCGGCGATCCGTTCGTCGATGGGCTTCAACATGAAGGCGATCGTCGCCCAGAAGCTGCTCCCCACGATTCGCGACAAACCCAAGCGCGTCCCCATCTGCGAGGTAATGCTGTTCAACGGCACCGTCCGCAAGCTGATCCTCGAAGAGCAGGATGAAAAACTGCCCGCCGCCATGCGGATCGGCAAGGCCGACGGCATGCAGCTGTTCAACGACAGCCTGTATCACTTCATCACGCAGGAATACGTGAGCCGGGCGGAGGCTTTTGAGATCAGCCCCAACGTGGAAGAGCTCAAAATGATGCTCAAGG